Proteins encoded within one genomic window of Pongo pygmaeus isolate AG05252 chromosome 6, NHGRI_mPonPyg2-v2.0_pri, whole genome shotgun sequence:
- the TCAF1 gene encoding TRPM8 channel-associated factor 1 isoform X2: MATPSAAFEALMNGVTSWDVPEDAVPCELLLIGEASFPVMVNDMGQVLIAASSYGRGRLVVVSHEDYLVEAQLTPFLLNAVGWLCSSPGAPIGVHPSLAPLAKILEGSGVDAKVEPEVKDSLGVYCIDAYNETMTEKLVKFMKRGGGLLIGGQAWDWANQGEDERVLFTFPGNLVTSVAGIYFTDNKGDTSFFKVSKKMPKIPVLVSCEDDLSEDREELLHGISELDISNSDCFPSQLLVHGALAFPLGLDSYHGCVIAAARYGRGRVVVTGHKVLFTVGKLGPFLLNAVRWLDGGRRGKIVVQTELRTLSGLLAVGGIDTSIEPNLTSDASVYCFEPVSEVGVKELQEFVAEGGGLFVGAQAWWWAFKNPGVSPLARFPGNLLLNPFGISITSQSLNPGPFRTPKAGIRTYHFRSTLAEFQVIMGRKRGNVEKGWLAKLGPDGAAFLQIPAEEIPAYMSVHRLLRKLLSRYRLPVATRENPVINDCCRGAMLSLATGLAHSGSDLSLLVPEIEDMYSSPYLRPSESPITVEVNCTNPGTRYCWMSTGLYIPGRQIIEVSLPEAAASADLKIQIGCHTDDLTRASKLFRGPLVINRCCLDKPTKSITCLWGGLLYIIVPQNSKLGSVPVTVKGAVHAPYYKLGETTLEEWKRRIQENPGPWGELATDNIILTVPTANLRTLENPEPLLRLWDEVMQAVARLGAEPFPLRLPQRIVADVQISVGWMHAGYPIMCHLESVQELINEKLIRTKGLWGPVHELGRNQQRQEWEFPPHTTEATCNLWCVYVHETVLGIPRSRANIALWPPVREKRVRIYLSKGPNVKNWNAWTALETYLQLQEAFGWEPFIRLFTEYRNQTNLPTDNVDKMNLWVKMFSHQVQKNLAPFFEAWAWPIQKEVATSLAYLPEWKENIMKLYLLTQM, from the exons ATGGCGACTCCCTCTGCTGCCTTCGAGGCCCTTATGAATGGCGTGACAAGCTGGGATGTACCCGAAGATGCCGTTCCATGTGAACTGCTTCTTATTGGAGAGGCTTCATTTCCTGTGATGGTGAATGACATGGGCCAGGTCCTCATTGCTGCCTCCTCCTATGGCCGTGGCCGCCTGGTGGTCGTGTCCCATGAGGACTACTTGGTGGAAGCCCAGCTCACGCCCTTTCTCCTGAACGCAGTGGGGTGGCTTTGCTCTTCCCCTGGGGCTCCCATTGGTGTACACCCATCCCTGGCACCTTTGGCCAAAATCCTCGAGGGCTCTGGAGTGGATGCAAAGGTTGAGCCAGAAGTGAAAGACTCCCTGGGGGTTTACTGTATTGATGCCTACAATGAAACCATGACAGAAAAGCTGGTCAAGTTCATGAAACGTGGTGGCGGCTTGCTCATAGGAGGACAAGCCTGGGATTGGGCCAACCAGGGTGAGGATGAAAGGGTTCTGTTCACGTTCCCTGGGAACCTCGTGACCAGTGTGGCTGGCATTTACTTTACTGACAACAAAGGGGACACGAGTTTCTTTAAAGTCTCCAAGAAGATGCCCAAGATCCCAGTGTTGGTTAG TTGTGAAGATGACCTCTCCGAGGACAGAGAGGAGCTTCTGCATGGGATTTCAGAGCTGGACATCAGCAACTCGGATTGTTTTCCATCCCAGCTGCTAGTGCATGGGGCTTTAGCCTTTCCTCTAGGGTTAGATTCTTACCATGGCTGTGTTATAGCGGCTGCCCGCTATGGCCGGGGCCGGGTGGTTGTGACTGGCCATAAGGTATTATTCACTGTTGGTAAACTGGGCCCCTTTCTGCTCAATGCTGTCCGCTGGCTGGATGGGGGCCGCAGAGGCAAGATCGTGGTGCAGACAGAGCTGAGAACCCTGAGTGGCCTCCTCGCAGTGGGGGGCATAGACACCAGCATTGAGCCCAATCTGACCAGTGATGCAAGTGTCTATTGCTTTGAACCCGTTAGTGAAGTAGGGGTCAAGGAACTGCAGGAGTTTGTAGCAGAGGGTGGCGGGCTATTTGTTGGAGCCCAAGCCTGGTGGTGGGCCTTCAAGAACCCCGGAGTGTCCCCTTTGGCTCGATTCCCAGGAAACCTCCTCCTCAACCCCTTTGGCATCAGCATTACAAGCCAAAGCCTCAATCCAGGGCCCTTTCGTACTCCTAAAGCAGGGATAAGGACCTATCACTTCCGCTCCACCTTGGCCGAGTTCCAGGTTATAATgggcaggaagagaggaaatgTGGAAAAGGGCTGGTTGGCAAAGCTGGGACCAGATGGTGCAGCTTTCCTGCAGATTCCCGCAGAAGAGATCCCTGCCTACATGTCTGTGCATCGACTCCTGAGGAAGCTGCTAAGTCGATACCGGCTCCCAGTAGCAACCCGAGAGAACCCTGTTATCAATGACTGCTGCAGAGGTGCTATGCTTTCTCTGGCCACAGGGCTGGCCCACTCTGGAAGTGACCTCTCTCTGTTAGTCCCAGAAATTGAAGATATGTACAGCAGCCCCTATCTGCGCCCCTCAGAATCTCCTATCACCGTCGAGGTCAACTGCACCAATCCAG GCACCAGATATTGTTGGATGAGTACTGGGCTCTACATACCTGGAAGGCAAATTATAGAAGTCTCACTGCCTGAAGCTGCCGCCTCTGCCGACCTGAAG ATACAGATTGGCTGCCACACAGATGACCTGACCAGGGCCAGCAAGCTTTTCCGAGGCCCACTCGTAATTAACCGGTGCTGCTTGGACAAACCCACAAAATCGATCACATGCCTCTGGGGTGGACTCCTCTATATAATTGTGCCTCAGAACAGCAAACTGGGTTCTGTGCCCGTCACCGTGAAGGGGGCTGTGCATGCTCCATACTACAAGCTGG GGGAGACCACCCTGGAGGAGTGGAAGAGGCGTATCCAGGAGAATCCAGGGCCCTGGGGAGAGCTGGCCACGGACAACATCATTCTGACCGTGCCGACTGCAAATCTTCGTACTCTGGAGAACCCTGAGCCGCTGCTCCGCCTCTGGGACGAGGTGATGCAGGCTGTGGCGCGACTGGGAGCTGAGCCCTTCCCTTTGCGTCTGCCTCAGAGGATTGTTGCCGACGTGCAGATCTCAGTGG GCTGGATGCATGCAGGGTACCCCATCATGTGCCATCTGGAGTCAGTGCAGGAGCTCATCAACGAGAAGCTCATCAGAACCAAAGGGCTGTGGGGCCCCGTCCATGAGCTGGGCCGCAACCAGCAGCGGCAGGAGTGGGAGTTCCCACCACACACCACCGAGGCCACCTGCAAcctgtggtgtgtgtatgtgcatgagaCGGTCTTGGGCATTCCTCGAAGCCGTGCCAATATTGCTCTGTGGCCCCCAGTTCGGGAGAAAAGAGTCAGAATCTACCTGAGCAAGGGTCCCAATGTGAAAAACTGGAATGCATGGACCGCACTGGAAACGTATTTACAG ctCCAGGAAGCCTTTGGTTGGGAGCCATTCATCCGTCTCTTCACTGAGTACAGGAACCAGACCAACTTGCCCACAGACAATGTTGACAAAATGAATCTGTGGGTCAAGATGTTCTCCCACCAAGTGCAGAAGAACCTGGCTCCATTCTTTgaggcctgggcctggcccatccAGAAGGAAGTGGCTACCAGCCTGGCCTATCTACCTGAATGGAaggaaaatattatgaaattgtACCTCCTCACACAGATGTAA
- the TCAF1 gene encoding TRPM8 channel-associated factor 1 isoform X1 has translation MATPSAAFEALMNGVTSWDVPEDAVPCELLLIGEASFPVMVNDMGQVLIAASSYGRGRLVVVSHEDYLVEAQLTPFLLNAVGWLCSSPGAPIGVHPSLAPLAKILEGSGVDAKVEPEVKDSLGVYCIDAYNETMTEKLVKFMKRGGGLLIGGQAWDWANQGEDERVLFTFPGNLVTSVAGIYFTDNKGDTSFFKVSKKMPKIPVLVSCEDDLSEDREELLHGISELDISNSDCFPSQLLVHGALAFPLGLDSYHGCVIAAARYGRGRVVVTGHKVLFTVGKLGPFLLNAVRWLDGGRRGKIVVQTELRTLSGLLAVGGIDTSIEPNLTSDASVYCFEPVSEVGVKELQEFVAEGGGLFVGAQAWWWAFKNPGVSPLARFPGNLLLNPFGISITSQSLNPGPFRTPKAGIRTYHFRSTLAEFQVIMGRKRGNVEKGWLAKLGPDGAAFLQIPAEEIPAYMSVHRLLRKLLSRYRLPVATRENPVINDCCRGAMLSLATGLAHSGSDLSLLVPEIEDMYSSPYLRPSESPITVEVNCTNPGTRYCWMSTGLYIPGRQIIEVSLPEAAASADLKIQIGCHTDDLTRASKLFRGPLVINRCCLDKPTKSITCLWGGLLYIIVPQNSKLGSVPVTVKGAVHAPYYKLGETTLEEWKRRIQENPGPWGELATDNIILTVPTANLRTLENPEPLLRLWDEVMQAVARLGAEPFPLRLPQRIVADVQISVGWMHAGYPIMCHLESVQELINEKLIRTKGLWGPVHELGRNQQRQEWEFPPHTTEATCNLWCVYVHETVLGIPRSRANIALWPPVREKRVRIYLSKGPNVKNWNAWTALETYLQLQEAFGWEPFIRLFTEYRNQTNLPTDNVDKMNLWVKMFSHQVQKNLAPFFEAWAWPIQKEVATSLAYLPEWKENIMKLYLLTQMPH, from the exons ATGGCGACTCCCTCTGCTGCCTTCGAGGCCCTTATGAATGGCGTGACAAGCTGGGATGTACCCGAAGATGCCGTTCCATGTGAACTGCTTCTTATTGGAGAGGCTTCATTTCCTGTGATGGTGAATGACATGGGCCAGGTCCTCATTGCTGCCTCCTCCTATGGCCGTGGCCGCCTGGTGGTCGTGTCCCATGAGGACTACTTGGTGGAAGCCCAGCTCACGCCCTTTCTCCTGAACGCAGTGGGGTGGCTTTGCTCTTCCCCTGGGGCTCCCATTGGTGTACACCCATCCCTGGCACCTTTGGCCAAAATCCTCGAGGGCTCTGGAGTGGATGCAAAGGTTGAGCCAGAAGTGAAAGACTCCCTGGGGGTTTACTGTATTGATGCCTACAATGAAACCATGACAGAAAAGCTGGTCAAGTTCATGAAACGTGGTGGCGGCTTGCTCATAGGAGGACAAGCCTGGGATTGGGCCAACCAGGGTGAGGATGAAAGGGTTCTGTTCACGTTCCCTGGGAACCTCGTGACCAGTGTGGCTGGCATTTACTTTACTGACAACAAAGGGGACACGAGTTTCTTTAAAGTCTCCAAGAAGATGCCCAAGATCCCAGTGTTGGTTAG TTGTGAAGATGACCTCTCCGAGGACAGAGAGGAGCTTCTGCATGGGATTTCAGAGCTGGACATCAGCAACTCGGATTGTTTTCCATCCCAGCTGCTAGTGCATGGGGCTTTAGCCTTTCCTCTAGGGTTAGATTCTTACCATGGCTGTGTTATAGCGGCTGCCCGCTATGGCCGGGGCCGGGTGGTTGTGACTGGCCATAAGGTATTATTCACTGTTGGTAAACTGGGCCCCTTTCTGCTCAATGCTGTCCGCTGGCTGGATGGGGGCCGCAGAGGCAAGATCGTGGTGCAGACAGAGCTGAGAACCCTGAGTGGCCTCCTCGCAGTGGGGGGCATAGACACCAGCATTGAGCCCAATCTGACCAGTGATGCAAGTGTCTATTGCTTTGAACCCGTTAGTGAAGTAGGGGTCAAGGAACTGCAGGAGTTTGTAGCAGAGGGTGGCGGGCTATTTGTTGGAGCCCAAGCCTGGTGGTGGGCCTTCAAGAACCCCGGAGTGTCCCCTTTGGCTCGATTCCCAGGAAACCTCCTCCTCAACCCCTTTGGCATCAGCATTACAAGCCAAAGCCTCAATCCAGGGCCCTTTCGTACTCCTAAAGCAGGGATAAGGACCTATCACTTCCGCTCCACCTTGGCCGAGTTCCAGGTTATAATgggcaggaagagaggaaatgTGGAAAAGGGCTGGTTGGCAAAGCTGGGACCAGATGGTGCAGCTTTCCTGCAGATTCCCGCAGAAGAGATCCCTGCCTACATGTCTGTGCATCGACTCCTGAGGAAGCTGCTAAGTCGATACCGGCTCCCAGTAGCAACCCGAGAGAACCCTGTTATCAATGACTGCTGCAGAGGTGCTATGCTTTCTCTGGCCACAGGGCTGGCCCACTCTGGAAGTGACCTCTCTCTGTTAGTCCCAGAAATTGAAGATATGTACAGCAGCCCCTATCTGCGCCCCTCAGAATCTCCTATCACCGTCGAGGTCAACTGCACCAATCCAG GCACCAGATATTGTTGGATGAGTACTGGGCTCTACATACCTGGAAGGCAAATTATAGAAGTCTCACTGCCTGAAGCTGCCGCCTCTGCCGACCTGAAG ATACAGATTGGCTGCCACACAGATGACCTGACCAGGGCCAGCAAGCTTTTCCGAGGCCCACTCGTAATTAACCGGTGCTGCTTGGACAAACCCACAAAATCGATCACATGCCTCTGGGGTGGACTCCTCTATATAATTGTGCCTCAGAACAGCAAACTGGGTTCTGTGCCCGTCACCGTGAAGGGGGCTGTGCATGCTCCATACTACAAGCTGG GGGAGACCACCCTGGAGGAGTGGAAGAGGCGTATCCAGGAGAATCCAGGGCCCTGGGGAGAGCTGGCCACGGACAACATCATTCTGACCGTGCCGACTGCAAATCTTCGTACTCTGGAGAACCCTGAGCCGCTGCTCCGCCTCTGGGACGAGGTGATGCAGGCTGTGGCGCGACTGGGAGCTGAGCCCTTCCCTTTGCGTCTGCCTCAGAGGATTGTTGCCGACGTGCAGATCTCAGTGG GCTGGATGCATGCAGGGTACCCCATCATGTGCCATCTGGAGTCAGTGCAGGAGCTCATCAACGAGAAGCTCATCAGAACCAAAGGGCTGTGGGGCCCCGTCCATGAGCTGGGCCGCAACCAGCAGCGGCAGGAGTGGGAGTTCCCACCACACACCACCGAGGCCACCTGCAAcctgtggtgtgtgtatgtgcatgagaCGGTCTTGGGCATTCCTCGAAGCCGTGCCAATATTGCTCTGTGGCCCCCAGTTCGGGAGAAAAGAGTCAGAATCTACCTGAGCAAGGGTCCCAATGTGAAAAACTGGAATGCATGGACCGCACTGGAAACGTATTTACAG ctCCAGGAAGCCTTTGGTTGGGAGCCATTCATCCGTCTCTTCACTGAGTACAGGAACCAGACCAACTTGCCCACAGACAATGTTGACAAAATGAATCTGTGGGTCAAGATGTTCTCCCACCAAGTGCAGAAGAACCTGGCTCCATTCTTTgaggcctgggcctggcccatccAGAAGGAAGTGGCTACCAGCCTGGCCTATCTACCTGAATGGAaggaaaatattatgaaattgtACCTCCTCACACAGAT gccccactga